The proteins below come from a single Triticum aestivum cultivar Chinese Spring chromosome 5D, IWGSC CS RefSeq v2.1, whole genome shotgun sequence genomic window:
- the LOC123120176 gene encoding uncharacterized protein — MPTTISSSCASGSAASATRAATSSARSEVPLPSLPDSIQSRALGLQLVADFWFWGRCADVQKEEKKVEKAIRAAAKALAKELVQSRKAVNHLYENKAQLNSISMHLGKIDAAINSLNNKTHMKILLKWMWGRRIFKLLCT, encoded by the exons ATGCCTACCACCATATC CAGCAGCTGCGCGAGTGGCAGCGCCGCCTCTGCAACGAGGGCCGCAACATCGAGCGCCAGATCCGAggttcccctcccctccctccccgattcgatccaatctagggctctaggcCTTCAACTGGTTGCTGATTTTTGGTTTTGGGGCCGGTGCGCAGACGtgcagaaggaggagaagaaggtggAGAAGGCCATCCGGGCCGCCGCCAAG GCGCTGGCCAAGGAGCTGGTGCAGTCCAGGAAGGCGGTCAACCACCTCTACGAGAACAAGGCCCAGCTCAACTCCATCTCCATGCACCTCGGCAAGATC GATGCTGCGATCAACAGCCTGAACAACAAGACCCACATGAAGATCCTGCTGAAGTGGATGTGGGGCAGGAGGATCTTCAAGCTCTTGTGCACGTAG